One window from the genome of Bacillus mesophilus encodes:
- a CDS encoding 3-hydroxyacyl-CoA dehydrogenase/enoyl-CoA hydratase family protein, whose product MSRNIRKAAVLGSGVMGSGIAAHLANIGIPTLLLDIVPRELTEDEKKKGLTLEDKVVRNRLSQTAIQKLLKQKPAPLAAKENISLIEAGNFDDDFERLKDVDWIIEVVVENLNIKKQVFTRIDEVRKPGTIVSSNTSGISIEAMAEGRSEDFQKHFLGTHFFNPPRYLKLLEIIPTKNTDPEVLSFMKTYGEDVLGKGVVEAKDTPNFIGNRIGTYGLIMTVKQMLKGGYSVGEVDSVTGPLIGRPKSATFRTLDVVGLDTFVHVANNVYDQVEGEEKEAFEVPTFMKSMLEKGWLGSKSGQGFFLKQGKEILELNPETLEYEPRKKLTAPSIELAKQAKGNDKLKALVYADDRAGQLLWSIMSPVLVYTAGLKGVIADDIVAIDNAMKWGFGWDKGPFELWDAIGVENSVKKMQAEGQQVPAWVLEMLEAGQTSFYKKEEGQELYFQNGSYESKVVNPKVIYLKGLKEKNGVIKKNSGASLIDLGDGVAGLEFHSPNNSIGPDVTQMINFAIEEVDRNYEGLVIGNQGKNFCVGANLAMILMEAQDDNFFELDMVVRQFQQTMMNVKYSPKPVVAAPFGMALGGGAEICLPAAQIQASMETYMGLVEVGVGLIPGGGGNKELYISHLEGLPNGVEKDLQKITNQVFEMIAMAKVSTSAQEARNNNFLSNHDGISINGDHLLHDAKRAVLALASRGYQAPKRNKVPVVGETGYATLLLGIDSMLRSGFISEHDSKIAKKLAFVLAGGRVNFGTEVDEQYLLDLEREAFLSLVAEPKSQQRMQHMLLKGKPLRN is encoded by the coding sequence TTGAGTCGAAACATTCGCAAAGCAGCTGTATTAGGATCCGGAGTTATGGGATCAGGAATTGCTGCCCACTTAGCCAACATCGGCATTCCAACGTTACTACTAGACATCGTACCTAGAGAATTGACAGAAGACGAAAAAAAGAAAGGGCTTACACTAGAGGACAAGGTTGTCCGTAATCGTCTAAGCCAAACTGCTATTCAAAAGCTGTTAAAGCAGAAGCCTGCTCCATTAGCAGCAAAGGAAAACATTTCTTTAATTGAAGCTGGAAATTTTGATGATGACTTTGAACGCCTTAAAGATGTAGATTGGATTATTGAAGTTGTCGTTGAGAACTTAAATATAAAGAAGCAAGTGTTTACACGTATTGATGAAGTGAGAAAGCCAGGAACGATTGTTAGCTCGAATACTTCTGGTATTTCAATTGAGGCTATGGCTGAAGGTCGTTCTGAAGATTTCCAAAAGCATTTCTTAGGAACTCATTTCTTCAACCCGCCACGTTATCTAAAACTTCTTGAAATCATCCCTACAAAGAATACAGATCCTGAAGTTCTTTCATTTATGAAGACTTATGGTGAAGATGTTCTGGGTAAGGGAGTTGTAGAAGCAAAGGATACTCCTAACTTCATTGGAAATAGAATTGGTACTTACGGATTGATCATGACAGTTAAACAAATGTTAAAAGGTGGCTACAGTGTTGGTGAGGTAGACTCTGTAACTGGACCGTTAATTGGTAGACCGAAAAGTGCAACCTTCCGTACTCTTGATGTAGTTGGTTTAGATACATTTGTGCATGTAGCAAATAACGTTTATGACCAAGTAGAGGGAGAAGAAAAGGAAGCATTTGAAGTTCCTACATTTATGAAATCCATGCTTGAAAAAGGCTGGTTAGGAAGTAAATCAGGTCAAGGATTCTTCTTGAAGCAAGGCAAAGAAATTCTAGAATTGAATCCTGAAACTTTAGAATATGAACCACGCAAGAAACTAACAGCTCCATCCATTGAATTGGCTAAACAAGCAAAAGGCAATGATAAGTTAAAAGCACTTGTCTATGCGGATGATCGTGCTGGACAGCTTTTATGGAGTATCATGAGTCCTGTCCTTGTATATACTGCAGGTCTTAAAGGTGTAATTGCTGATGATATCGTTGCGATTGATAATGCAATGAAATGGGGATTCGGCTGGGACAAAGGTCCATTTGAGTTATGGGATGCAATCGGCGTTGAAAACTCAGTAAAGAAAATGCAAGCAGAAGGTCAACAGGTTCCTGCTTGGGTACTAGAAATGTTAGAAGCAGGTCAAACTTCTTTCTATAAGAAAGAAGAGGGACAAGAGCTTTATTTCCAAAATGGAAGCTATGAATCAAAGGTTGTAAACCCAAAGGTTATTTACTTAAAGGGTCTTAAGGAAAAGAACGGGGTAATTAAAAAGAATAGTGGTGCTAGTTTAATAGATTTAGGTGATGGAGTTGCAGGTTTAGAATTCCATTCTCCAAATAATTCAATCGGTCCAGATGTTACTCAAATGATTAACTTTGCTATTGAAGAAGTTGACCGTAACTACGAGGGTCTTGTGATCGGTAATCAAGGTAAAAACTTCTGCGTAGGTGCTAACCTTGCGATGATTCTAATGGAAGCACAAGATGATAACTTCTTTGAACTTGATATGGTCGTTCGCCAATTCCAGCAAACGATGATGAATGTCAAATATAGTCCAAAGCCAGTTGTTGCTGCTCCGTTTGGAATGGCACTTGGTGGAGGAGCAGAAATCTGCTTGCCAGCTGCCCAAATTCAAGCTTCTATGGAAACGTATATGGGCTTGGTTGAAGTAGGTGTTGGTTTAATTCCAGGTGGTGGCGGAAATAAGGAATTATATATTAGCCATCTAGAGGGATTACCTAATGGAGTAGAAAAGGATCTACAAAAAATCACGAATCAAGTATTCGAAATGATTGCAATGGCTAAGGTTTCTACTTCTGCACAAGAAGCAAGAAATAATAATTTCTTATCAAATCATGATGGCATTAGCATAAATGGTGATCATCTACTACATGATGCAAAGCGTGCTGTACTAGCACTTGCAAGTAGAGGATATCAAGCACCAAAGCGTAACAAGGTTCCAGTGGTAGGTGAAACTGGTTACGCAACATTGTTACTAGGAATTGATTCTATGTTACGTTCTGGATTCATTTCAGAGCATGATTCGAAGATTGCTAAGAAGCTAGCGTTTGTATTAGCAGGTGGTAGAGTTAACTTCGGAACAGAGGTTGATGAGCAGTACTTACTTGATTTAGAAAGAGAAGCATTCTTAAGCTTAGTTGCGGAGCCAAAGTCACAACAGCGTATGCAGCATATGCTTTTAAAAGGTAAACCGTTACGTAATTAA
- a CDS encoding YuzL family protein — protein MAKLKKNPSERAKSAASVKGNAGPTVKGDVTGKTQSTNQQYKKPNMGGE, from the coding sequence ATGGCTAAACTTAAAAAGAATCCATCTGAACGAGCTAAGAGTGCTGCAAGCGTTAAAGGAAATGCAGGTCCAACGGTTAAAGGCGATGTGACCGGAAAGACTCAAAGCACCAACCAGCAATACAAAAAACCGAACATGGGTGGGGAATAA
- a CDS encoding beta-propeller domain-containing protein — translation MLKPKYFIMLLFLLICVAFIFQYGVYGSKPSVVSGWALENSRKVVLPNHTWELEFSDKMDPSTLTAKNIYIEDAEGNRVDTKLTVRDDQMAVIITPPEDGYDIASPYFSLHVKSEIKSKVGDLLKVGEMISFSVSDGLPIVGNEQKLLGYFRSIMKKEESMRSNRFGMATEESTVADDSAAGSKSEAESSFSDTNVQVQGVDEADIVKTDGTYIYQAINRELIITKAVPSDKIKAVSTIKYPDFEPYQLYVDQNKLVVIGHSFQDYSIAESSSKRVAPLYQQTKAVVYDIADPSNPKELKTVGVEGNYITSRKVGSIVYLLNNHYPDYWALEKEDLDLRPRFFDTSSSEDMKHINYEDIRYFPESQNANYSIIAAFDIDQPEKEMQVSTYLGSGSDIYMSKENLYMAVSKYNEVIMNDRTIFDSIRPVSSAKTEIFKFEIDGLDVSFIGSGLVKGSLLNQFSMDEFDGHFRIATTEGDTWNENTPSSNHVFVLDENMNVVGSVEDLALGERIYSVRFMGQKAYVVTFKEVDPLFVLDMSDHRKPTVLGELKIPGFSNYLHPYDENHLIGFGQHTKLVKSEGDLSPRVLTDGVKISLFDVSNPTEPTEKFSEIIGGGGTYSPLNYDHKALLFNKNKNIFAFPITVYQDKVGSQYEQELVFQGALAYSIDLVKGFQLQKEITHEPEKNLYESWENQIMRVLYIDDHIYAVSPNKITAHKVTW, via the coding sequence ATGTTAAAACCAAAATATTTTATCATGCTATTATTCTTATTGATTTGTGTTGCTTTCATCTTTCAGTACGGAGTGTATGGATCAAAACCCAGTGTGGTTAGTGGATGGGCTTTAGAAAATAGTAGGAAAGTGGTGCTTCCTAATCACACTTGGGAGTTAGAGTTTTCGGATAAAATGGATCCTTCCACGCTTACAGCGAAAAATATTTATATAGAAGATGCAGAAGGAAATAGAGTTGACACAAAGTTAACAGTTAGAGACGACCAAATGGCAGTAATCATTACACCGCCAGAGGATGGCTATGATATAGCTTCCCCCTATTTTTCTCTGCACGTTAAAAGTGAAATTAAATCCAAAGTAGGCGACTTATTAAAGGTAGGCGAAATGATCTCGTTTTCAGTTTCAGACGGACTTCCAATTGTAGGAAATGAACAAAAGCTTCTTGGATATTTTCGTAGCATCATGAAAAAAGAAGAGTCGATGAGAAGTAACCGTTTTGGAATGGCCACAGAGGAATCAACAGTTGCCGATGATTCAGCAGCCGGCTCAAAATCAGAAGCAGAAAGTTCTTTTTCCGATACTAATGTACAGGTACAAGGTGTGGATGAGGCAGATATTGTAAAAACAGATGGTACCTATATCTACCAAGCGATAAATAGAGAGTTAATTATTACAAAAGCAGTGCCTTCAGATAAGATTAAAGCAGTTTCTACTATTAAATATCCAGACTTTGAACCCTATCAATTATATGTTGATCAAAATAAGCTAGTTGTTATTGGACATTCTTTTCAGGACTACTCAATAGCAGAAAGCTCTAGTAAAAGGGTAGCTCCCCTGTATCAGCAAACCAAAGCAGTGGTTTATGATATAGCGGATCCTAGTAATCCTAAAGAGTTAAAAACGGTGGGGGTAGAGGGGAACTATATCACCTCTAGAAAAGTAGGTTCGATCGTCTATCTTCTAAACAATCATTATCCAGATTATTGGGCATTAGAAAAGGAAGATCTCGATTTAAGGCCAAGGTTCTTTGATACCTCCAGTTCAGAAGACATGAAGCATATTAATTATGAGGATATTCGTTATTTTCCAGAATCACAAAATGCTAACTATTCGATCATTGCGGCATTTGATATAGATCAACCAGAAAAAGAGATGCAGGTTTCTACCTATTTAGGTAGTGGTTCAGATATTTATATGTCAAAAGAAAATTTATATATGGCCGTTTCTAAATATAATGAGGTCATTATGAATGACAGAACGATCTTTGATTCCATACGTCCTGTCTCATCGGCTAAAACAGAAATTTTTAAATTTGAAATAGACGGACTTGATGTTAGCTTTATTGGATCTGGTCTTGTGAAGGGAAGCCTACTCAATCAGTTTTCTATGGATGAGTTTGATGGGCATTTTAGGATTGCAACTACAGAAGGTGATACGTGGAATGAAAACACCCCTTCAAGTAATCATGTTTTTGTTCTAGATGAAAACATGAATGTGGTTGGCAGTGTAGAAGACCTGGCACTGGGTGAACGAATTTATTCAGTGAGATTCATGGGGCAAAAGGCATATGTGGTAACGTTCAAAGAGGTTGACCCATTATTTGTTCTAGACATGAGTGATCACAGGAAGCCTACTGTTCTTGGAGAGTTAAAAATACCTGGGTTTAGCAACTATCTTCATCCTTATGATGAAAACCATTTAATTGGATTTGGACAGCATACAAAGCTAGTAAAGAGTGAGGGGGATCTGTCGCCACGGGTTCTCACAGATGGTGTGAAAATCTCACTGTTTGATGTAAGTAATCCAACTGAACCAACTGAAAAATTCTCGGAAATTATTGGTGGAGGAGGAACCTACTCACCACTAAACTATGATCATAAAGCATTACTCTTTAATAAAAACAAAAATATATTTGCCTTTCCGATTACTGTTTACCAAGATAAGGTAGGTAGTCAGTATGAACAAGAATTAGTCTTTCAAGGAGCACTTGCCTACAGTATAGACCTAGTTAAGGGCTTTCAGCTACAAAAGGAAATCACCCACGAGCCCGAGAAAAACCTCTACGAAAGCTGGGAAAACCAAATCATGCGAGTACTCTATATAGACGATCACATTTACGCAGTGTCACCAAATAAAATCACAGCTCATAAAGTCACCTGGTAA